One region of Citrus sinensis cultivar Valencia sweet orange chromosome 6, DVS_A1.0, whole genome shotgun sequence genomic DNA includes:
- the LOC107177443 gene encoding auxin-induced protein 10A5-like, translated as MGSVFKKTFGGSHLKNPNYKRLSVADHDAEESVGIIYRAGYVPFYVGEEEKRYQVPVKFVHFPPFRELMKQSYDHDVYDMKINGPIKLACTPKAFEETLKLAKKL; from the coding sequence ATGGGTTCTGTTTTCAAGAAAACCTTCGGTGGAAGCCATTTGAAGAACCCTAATTACAAGCGGCTCTCGGTGGCTGATCACGATGCTGAGGAATCTGTTGGCATAATTTACAGAGCCGGTTACGTGCCGTTTTACGTCGgtgaagaagagaagagataCCAAGTTCCTGTGAAGTTTGTACACTTTCCTCCATTTAGGGAACTGATGAAGCAGTCGTACGATCATGATGTGTATGACATGAAAATCAACGGTCCCATAAAACTTGCATGTACCCCCAAGGCATTTGAAGAGACATTGAAGCTTGCAAAGAAACTTTAG
- the LOC102623074 gene encoding protein DETOXIFICATION 53: protein MCPGSGAASSEIVSGDQIIVAKEGDYNEERIRARRTESRFVQEIFRKLPVNGLRGLPLNEVGEEVLVLGKIAGPIVLTTLLIYSRSVISMLFLSHLGKIELAGGALALGCANITGNSVIKGLAMGMDPICGQAYGAKRFSVLSQIYQKTLCLLLLICIPIALVWLNAEPIFLRLGQDPDISRVAKVYMVFSIPELLAQAVLHPIRAFLRTQGLTAPLTIAAVCAVVLHVPINYILAIHLNLGIKGVALALACNTFNLNLGLIIYVIMSKNSLKPWHGFTILSFFQGWGPLLGLAVPSCISVCLEWWWYEIMLFLCGLLSNPEACVAAMGILIQTTALLYVFPFALSCSLTTRVGHALGAGQPSRAQWTAIIGITMAFGLGLSAFVFTTVLKSMWGKLFTDEPQILDLISVALPIVGLCEMGNSPQTAACGVLTGTARPKDGARINLCSFYLVGLPIAVLLTFKFKVGFQGLWFGLLSAQISCVCLMVYTLIRTDWKLQAKRADELTLAAGDGEDLESGLISSEN from the exons ATGTGTCCGGGAAGTGGAGCGGCGTCATCAGAAATCGTGAGTGGTGATCAAATTATCGTTGCAAAAGAAGGGGATTACAatgaagaaagaataagagcaAGAAGAACAGAAAGCAGATTCGTTCaagaaatttttagaaaacTTCCGGTGAATGGTCTCCGTGGACTGCCATTGAATGAG GTTGGAGAGGAGGTATTGGTGCTGGGAAAAATTGCAGGCCCAATAGTGTTAACAACACTGCTTATATATTCAAGATCAGTGATTTCTATGCTATTTTTGAGTCATTTAGGCAAAATAGAGTTAGCTGGAGGCGCCCTGGCACTTGGGTGTGCAAATATCACAGGCAATTCAGTCATCAAAGGCCTGGCTATGGGAATGGATCCAATTTGTGGCCAAGCCTACGGAGCCAAACGATTCTCGGTTCTCAGCCAAATCTATCAGAAAACTCTGTGCCTCCTCTTGCTTATTTGTATACCCATTGCACTCGTGTGGCTAAATGCTGAACCGATCTTCCTACGCTTAGGACAAGATCCTGATATCTCCAGAGTTGCTAAAGTTTACATGGTGTTCTCCATTCCAGAATTGTTAGCCCAAGCTGTCCTCCATCCGATAAGGGCTTTTTTACGAACACAAGGCCTCACGGCTCCCCTTACGATTGCTGCCGTTTGTGCTGTCGTCCTCCACGTTCCCATTAACTACATTCTGGCAATACATCTAAATTTGGGGATCAAAGGTGTTGCATTGGCTCTGGCCTGTAATACATTTAATTTGAACCTGGGATTGATAATCTATGTGATCATGTCGAAAAATTCACTCAAACCTTGGCATGGGTTTACAATTCTCTCATTCTTTCAAGGCTGGGGGCCATTGCTGGGACTAGCAGTTCCTAGCTGCATATCTGTGTGCTTGGAATGGTGGTGGTATGAAATAATGCTGTTTCTTTGCGGCTTACTCAGCAATCCAGAGGCTTGTGTTGCAGCTATGGGCATCCTTATTCAAACAACAGCATTGTTGTATGTGTTCCCATTTGCATTAAGCTGCAGTTTAACAACACGGGTTGGCCATGCCTTGGGTGCTGGCCAACCTTCGCGTGCGCAGTGGACAGCCATAATTGGCATCACCATGGCATTTGGTTTAGGACTCTCTGCCTTTGTTTTCACAACCGTCCTGAAATCAATGTGGGGGAAGCTGTTCACGGACGAGCCTCAGATTCTTGATTTGATTTCAGTTGCACTTCCAATCGTAGGTCTATGTGAAATGGGAAACTCTCCACAAACGGCTGCCTGCGGGGTCTTAACAGGAACTGCACGTCCTAAAGATGGCGCACGCATAAATTTATGTTCATTCTACCTCGTTGGATTACCAATTGCAGTTCTCTTgactttcaaattcaaagttgGCTTCCAAGGACTCTGGTTTGGGCTACTGTCAGCGCAGATCTCCTGTGTGTGTTTGATGGTATACACATTGATCCGCACAGACTGGAAACTTCAGGCTAAGAGGGCTGACGAGCTGACTCTCGCTGCAGGAGATGGGGAAGATTTAGAGAGTGGATTAATTAGCAGcgaaaactaa
- the LOC102622767 gene encoding uncharacterized protein LOC102622767 — protein MTPRRRTIMTSLLLLLLSLPSISLAYRPGDIVPMSKMSQYHNSRTVWHDVIGKHCAIFAVNREALIPIAKPTGFTGADPVKISFQVGREKFRVPWLFVINRKSSQVPMIDVHLRYSGNDLLGVTAKIVDMPQHYVEIHPDLPKYFWQPESWPKHVLIRYTWEEQSEIDVASGFYVLFASGLMLSFILSIYILESSREKFTRFLQETVAESSMPGDGVAKVE, from the exons ATGACACCGAGAAGAAGAACAATTATGACGTCACTTCTGTTACTGCTACTATCCCTGCCGTCGATTTCCCTCGCTTACCGGCCTGGAGACATCGTTCCGATGAGCAAGATGAGTCAATATCACAAT TCGAGAACTGTGTGGCATGATGTAATCGGTAAACACTGTGCAATTTTCGCCGTAAATCGTGAG GCATTGATTCCTATAGCAAAACCAACTGGCTTCACGGGGGCTGATCCAGTTAAAAT ATCATTTCAAGTTGGACGAGAGAAGTTTCGTGTTCCATGGCTTTTTGTGATAAACCGTAAGAGCTCTCAGGTTCCGATGATCGACGTGCACTTG AGGTATTCAGGAAATGATCTGCTTGGTGTCACTGCTAAAATTGTGGATATGCCCCAGCATT ATGTCGAAATTCATCCCGATCTTCCAAAATACTTTTGGCAACCTGAAAGTTGGCCAAAACATGTGCTTATTAGATACACGTG GGAAGAGCAATCAGAGATAGACGTGGCTTCTGGGTTTTATGTTCTGTTTGCATCAG GGCTCATGTTGTCTTTTATTCTCTCAATCTACATCTTGGAATCATCTCGGGAAAAATTTACAAG ATTTTTGCAGGAGACTGTTGCAGAAAGTAGCATGCCTGGTGATGGAGTGGCAAAGGTTGAATGA